The stretch of DNA CAACGCTAGTACGTTTTGATACAGAGAACCGAGCTCCCGCAGCAGTCGTTTTTAGGATCTCCTGATCTCCAAGCATAATAGAGCGAGTATCCCCCTCAGAGTTACTGGGGGTGCTCTCTACCGGTTTCAGAAAAGCCCCGCGCCAGAACTTAAGGCCCTCTGTATGACTGAGCGGCTCGCTTAATAGTACATCGTCGTTACGAGCCAGTGCACGTAGCAACATGCTAAGATCGGAGATCCGATCGCCACTAGTTTTTAACGTTATCTTTGCCCCGTGTGCATACGCCATTAAGCGCTCGGTTAGCTTGCCTGCGCTCAACTCGTTTAGCACCACCCGAAAGGATGACCACCGTCGTTGCCGTATCCGGTAGTTAAAGGGCACAGAGGTGGAGTTTCCGATATCATCTCGTGCGATAAGCTGCATCGCATCGCGCGCCTCCTTAAAACTAGCCGGGATCGGAAAGAGGGCAAGGTAGAGGTTCTCGTAGCTCTTAAGGGTGTCGTCCCAATACTTGGCCGGAAACCCGGGATAAAGCCCCCCCTTAGAAAGAACCCCCTGAACGCTCGGTGTCTTTCCTAGTACCTTATAAAATACTAATTCTGAACCACCCAGCACTGCGTTCTGTTGTGGCGTTACAACGGAGATATGGGGCTTGGTAAAATTAACCGGTAAGCTCTTCGACAGCTTTGCACCGTTACTCCAAAAGGTGCGATCGAAGGCCAACACCTGCAGCTCGGCGTTACCTTCGCGTAGCCCTAGCTCCTTTCCGTTCAGAGAGAGCTGTAAAATTTCGTTCCGTACTGCACCCTCCGTATATTGCTTGCGCAGTAACTCCTTGGGTTGATTGTTTTGCGAGATCCGTACGATCACCTCATCGAGCCCCGCGCCGCTATCTTTTACGGTAAGATTTAGGGCGATAGCATCAGCCCCAAGGCCAAGCGGAACCGCCTGCCATGAGATCTCAGGAGGAGCGTGTTCAAGAAAGGAGGGGTTAAAGGGATCGGTGTGGCTAATGCGCATAAACGCCACAACACCAGCGCCTACGATCCCAACAACGATCAGTAGTAGGAAGAGGGTGAAGATTACGCCGCCTCGTTGCGATGAGCCGTTCATAGGAGCTCCCACAGGCTACAGCCCATTGATACGTTGCTTCACTACCTCAAGCGCCCTGTCAACACTGATGCGCTCCTGCCTGGTCGTATCGCGGTCGCGGATCGTTACGGTTTGATCAGTTAAGGTTTGATGATCGACCGTCAAACAGTAAGGAGTTCCGATCTCATCGTGACGTGAGTAGCGCTTTCCGATCGACTGCTGCTCATCAAAGCTGGCGTTAATCCCGGCCTTGTAAAAATCGGCTACGATCTTGCGAGCAACCTCCGGCATACCCTCCTTCTTAAGGAGTGGTAGCAGCGCTACTTTATACGGAGCGAACTTTGGATGGAGCTTTAGCAGCACCCTAGTTTTGTTCCCACCCTCTGCGTCGGTGCCCTCCTCCTCCGAGTAGGCATCACACAGATAGGCCAGGCAGGCACGAGTTAGCCCAGCCGCAGGCTCAATTACGTACGGCGTATAACGCACTCCAGCCTTACCGGTAGCTGGATCGATCTTGTGTTGATCAAAGTAGCTTAGCTTAACTCCGGACTCCTTAGCATGCTGCGTCAGGTCGTAGTCTGTACGTGATGCAACGCCCTCAAGCTCATCCCAGCCCCACGGATAACGGTAGTCGATATCAACACAGGCGTCAGCGTAGTGCGCAAGCTCTTTCTCTTCGTGCCAACGCTCGCGGAATGCGGAAGCATCGTTTGCAAAGCTCTTCCACCAATCCATGCGGGTGTTGACCCAATACTTGTGCCACTCCTTTTGAGTTCCAGGCTCGCAGAAGTACTCCATCTCCATCTGCTCAAACTCGCACGTTCTGAAGATGAACTTCTCGGTGGTAATCTCGTTACGGAACGATTTGCCCTGTTGAGCGATACCAAATGGAACCTTCATCGACATCGTTTGCTGAACGTTCATAAACTGAACGAACATAGCCTGCGCCGTTTCAGGACGGAGGTAGATAGCACTTGAGCGAACAGCCTCCTCCAACTTCTCTCTAAGCTCAGCGCGTGAGATCTCTTTACCCTGAATCTCGTTAAGAAAACTATCGAGCGGATCCACGGGGCCAATAGAGGTGCGAAACATCATATTAAATTGGCGCTCCGCTGAGAGCTCAGAGCTTGCACATTGCGGGCAGATATAGCCGCACTCTCCGACAACGCCCTTAGCCTTCTCACCGCTTGACTTGCCACCCTTAACCCAGACCGTCTCGGTGCCAGGGGCAACCTGCGGGGCCTTATCGGCGCGAAAGCGCTCCTTACAGTTAAGGCAATCAACGAGCGGATCCGAAAAACCTGCTAGATGCCCACTCGCCTTCCATACCTGGGGATGCATCATAATCGAGGCGTCTATGCCGACAACGTCCTCGCGCTCATGCACCATGCTCTTCCACCACTCGGTTGCGATGTTGCGCTTAAGCTCCACTCCGAGCGGGCCGTAATCGTAGGCGCTCTTTAGTCCGCCGTAGATCTCACTACTTTGAAAGATAAAGCCACGTCGTTTAGATAATGAGACGAGTTTCGGAAGAATATCGCTTGGGTTCATATGGGTTAATTCCGTT from Pseudomonadota bacterium encodes:
- a CDS encoding glycine--tRNA ligase — protein: MNPSDILPKLVSLSKRRGFIFQSSEIYGGLKSAYDYGPLGVELKRNIATEWWKSMVHEREDVVGIDASIMMHPQVWKASGHLAGFSDPLVDCLNCKERFRADKAPQVAPGTETVWVKGGKSSGEKAKGVVGECGYICPQCASSELSAERQFNMMFRTSIGPVDPLDSFLNEIQGKEISRAELREKLEEAVRSSAIYLRPETAQAMFVQFMNVQQTMSMKVPFGIAQQGKSFRNEITTEKFIFRTCEFEQMEMEYFCEPGTQKEWHKYWVNTRMDWWKSFANDASAFRERWHEEKELAHYADACVDIDYRYPWGWDELEGVASRTDYDLTQHAKESGVKLSYFDQHKIDPATGKAGVRYTPYVIEPAAGLTRACLAYLCDAYSEEEGTDAEGGNKTRVLLKLHPKFAPYKVALLPLLKKEGMPEVARKIVADFYKAGINASFDEQQSIGKRYSRHDEIGTPYCLTVDHQTLTDQTVTIRDRDTTRQERISVDRALEVVKQRINGL